In Pseudobacter ginsenosidimutans, the following are encoded in one genomic region:
- a CDS encoding SusD/RagB family nutrient-binding outer membrane lipoprotein: MKKLFIITISALSLTACTKSIYDYNEQTKAADEVPAPTLFSNAVRNLSDVLTSSNVNTNVYRLVVQHWTTTTYTDEPNYDFFTRNIPQRWWQTMYKDVLADLKECKRLIPASVGVTAPVKTNQVAIAGIMEVYTWSILVGTFGNVPYTKALDINNLFPVYDDAKTIYENLLTRLDAEIAALNPAEKGFEANQDLVYGGSTAQWLKFAHTLKLRMAMLIADSDTPKSQAAVEAADASAFSSATDNAVFKYQSATPNNNPIWADLVQSKRQDFIASATLVDKLNALSDPRLKQYFAPNDNNVYVGGVNGSTNTYSSYARASAKLIAIDAPSLLLDYVETEFYRAEAKERGYVVAGTAAEHYNNAIRASIKYWGGTDAEADTYLARTDVAYATATGTWKQKIGTQKWIALYNRGYETWTEVRRLDFPVLAPPTSPKSGYPTRYTYPTNEQTLNNKNYTDASGAIGGDKVDVKLFWDKQ, encoded by the coding sequence ATGAAAAAGTTATTCATCATTACTATATCCGCTTTATCGCTGACAGCCTGCACCAAGAGCATCTATGACTATAATGAACAAACGAAAGCGGCCGACGAAGTGCCCGCTCCCACCCTGTTCTCCAATGCAGTGCGCAACCTCAGCGATGTGCTCACCAGTTCCAATGTGAACACAAATGTGTACAGGCTGGTTGTACAACACTGGACCACCACCACGTACACAGACGAGCCCAATTACGATTTCTTCACCCGCAATATTCCACAGCGCTGGTGGCAGACCATGTACAAGGATGTACTGGCGGACCTTAAGGAATGTAAAAGACTGATCCCCGCTTCCGTGGGTGTAACAGCTCCGGTAAAGACCAACCAGGTGGCCATTGCAGGTATCATGGAAGTATATACCTGGTCTATTCTCGTTGGCACTTTCGGAAATGTACCCTATACGAAAGCGCTAGACATCAACAATCTCTTCCCGGTATACGATGACGCAAAGACCATCTACGAGAACCTGCTCACCAGGCTGGATGCGGAGATCGCTGCGCTCAATCCCGCTGAAAAAGGATTCGAAGCCAACCAGGACCTGGTCTATGGCGGCTCCACAGCACAATGGCTGAAATTTGCGCACACGCTGAAACTGAGAATGGCCATGCTGATCGCAGACAGCGATACTCCCAAATCACAGGCCGCAGTGGAAGCAGCAGATGCCAGCGCTTTCAGCAGCGCTACAGACAATGCTGTTTTCAAATACCAGAGTGCAACGCCCAATAACAACCCGATCTGGGCAGACCTGGTACAGAGCAAACGCCAGGACTTCATCGCCAGCGCAACCCTGGTAGACAAACTCAATGCGCTCAGCGATCCGCGACTGAAGCAATATTTCGCTCCCAATGACAACAACGTGTATGTTGGCGGCGTGAACGGTTCCACCAATACTTATTCTTCCTATGCAAGGGCCAGCGCAAAGCTGATCGCTATCGACGCGCCGTCTTTATTGCTGGACTATGTGGAAACTGAATTCTATCGTGCTGAAGCCAAAGAGAGGGGCTATGTTGTTGCAGGCACAGCTGCCGAGCATTACAACAATGCCATCCGTGCTTCCATCAAATACTGGGGCGGAACAGATGCTGAGGCCGACACCTATCTCGCCAGAACAGATGTGGCTTATGCAACAGCTACCGGCACCTGGAAGCAAAAGATCGGCACTCAGAAATGGATCGCATTGTACAACAGGGGTTATGAAACCTGGACTGAAGTGAGAAGACTGGATTTCCCGGTGCTGGCTCCGCCCACCAGTCCAAAATCAGGTTACCCTACCCGTTATACCTATCCAACCAATGAACAGACACTCAATAATAAAAATTACACCGATGCATCCGGCGCCATCGGTGGCGATAAAGTGGATGTAAAATTGTTCTGGGATAAACAGTAG
- a CDS encoding SusC/RagA family TonB-linked outer membrane protein, giving the protein MRNLLMFLCMTLCASLAYAQNRTIRGKVTDESNAPLANASVQLKSSGKGTTADEQGNFTITAAAGDVLVINVIGYEKKEVKVGAEDLLNISLKRQDASMQEVIVTAMGIRRSKNTLPYAAQQVAGTEISQSRSNNFAQSLSGRVSGLEIRQGNAMGASTNVVVRGAKSLLNNNQALFVIDGVPVDNSNNNGSNKGRTTSDDMANGRGGYDYGNAAADINPDDIESVTVLKGAASTALYGSRAANGVVLITTKKAKKGLGVVVNSSVTVGKIDKSTYAKYQKEYGAGYQQGNYSKTADGSPDVRFWWRDPFGTGTKALIVPTTEDASYGARFDPNLKIYNWTSFDSTSPYYKQQRPWVAGENDPVTFFETAVSTNNSVYVDGGGDKVLFKLGYTRNEEKGVLPNSRLLKNMVNFGANYKVSDKVSLNANLNVSKIDGKGRYGTGYSKYNINQSFRQWWQTNVDVKELKDAYFRTGRNITWNWADPTKTDGLYPIYTDNPYFIRYENYQTDTRYRYYGTANISYDVTSWLNLLGRFSLDSYDELEEERIAKGSVSVSSYSRFERTFREYNYDLMANFNKDITTDLNLRAVAGTNIRRNNMNSSYAITNGGLVNDKGYFLANSLNPVPYPYEVAQRIAVDGYFANATFTYQDFLTLDGAFRRDRSSTLPENNNSFNYGSVSSSFLFSKFINAPWLSIGKLRLNYAEVGNSAPFAVLKDVYDRNANFANAVMFSLPDNKSNENLRPERTRSKEIGLELGFFRNRLGLDITYYHARSIDQISSVATSSATGYLAKFVNAGQILNKGVELSVYGSPVKTKDFSWNININWTRNRNIVESLYEGAQNLQIGAFQGGVSVNATVGQPYGTIQGKTWVRHENGQKLVGSNGYYVQTTTTNNVIGNVNPDWIGGVYNTFKYKNFSLGFLIDVRKGGDVFSLDMYYGLATGVLAETAGNNDLGNPKRNSIADGGGLIVPGVTADGKENTKRVENLKSGYYGYTYNPAANFVYDASYVKLRELNITYSLPAELISRTKIFKGIDVSLIGRNLWIIHKNLPYADPEENLTAGNAQGIQSGAYPTTRSLGLNLKLKF; this is encoded by the coding sequence ATGAGAAATCTACTGATGTTCTTGTGCATGACGCTATGCGCATCGCTGGCCTATGCACAGAACCGGACGATCAGGGGTAAAGTTACAGATGAGAGTAACGCTCCCCTCGCCAATGCATCTGTTCAGCTCAAGAGTTCCGGAAAGGGAACCACCGCCGATGAACAGGGTAATTTCACCATCACGGCTGCCGCCGGTGATGTTTTAGTAATCAATGTTATCGGGTATGAAAAGAAGGAAGTGAAGGTAGGGGCGGAAGACCTGCTGAATATTTCCCTCAAAAGACAGGACGCATCCATGCAGGAGGTGATTGTAACTGCCATGGGTATCCGAAGAAGCAAGAATACGCTCCCCTATGCAGCGCAACAGGTTGCCGGAACGGAGATCAGCCAGAGCCGCAGCAACAACTTCGCTCAGTCGCTCTCCGGCCGTGTATCCGGCCTCGAGATCCGCCAGGGCAACGCCATGGGAGCCAGCACCAACGTTGTGGTGCGCGGCGCCAAATCACTGCTCAACAATAACCAGGCACTGTTTGTGATCGATGGAGTACCCGTAGACAACTCCAACAACAACGGATCCAACAAAGGACGCACCACTTCAGATGATATGGCCAATGGCCGTGGTGGTTATGATTACGGCAATGCTGCTGCCGACATTAATCCGGATGATATTGAATCTGTTACCGTACTCAAAGGTGCAGCTTCAACCGCACTCTATGGCTCCAGGGCAGCCAATGGCGTGGTGCTGATCACTACCAAAAAAGCAAAAAAAGGACTGGGCGTTGTAGTCAACAGCAGCGTTACAGTTGGCAAGATAGACAAGAGCACCTACGCCAAGTATCAGAAAGAATACGGCGCAGGCTATCAGCAGGGCAATTACAGCAAAACTGCCGATGGCTCCCCTGACGTTCGCTTCTGGTGGAGGGATCCATTCGGCACAGGCACCAAAGCGCTGATCGTGCCCACTACAGAAGATGCCTCTTATGGCGCACGCTTCGACCCCAACCTGAAGATCTATAACTGGACTTCCTTCGATTCCACTTCACCTTACTACAAGCAACAACGTCCATGGGTAGCCGGAGAAAATGATCCGGTGACTTTCTTCGAAACAGCCGTATCCACCAATAATAGTGTTTATGTTGATGGTGGTGGCGACAAAGTGCTCTTCAAACTCGGTTATACCCGCAACGAAGAGAAAGGAGTTCTCCCCAACAGCCGGCTCCTCAAGAACATGGTGAACTTCGGCGCCAACTACAAAGTATCCGACAAAGTAAGTCTCAATGCCAACCTCAACGTGAGCAAGATCGATGGCAAGGGCCGCTACGGAACAGGTTACAGCAAATACAATATCAACCAGAGCTTCCGCCAGTGGTGGCAGACCAACGTTGATGTGAAGGAACTGAAAGACGCCTACTTCAGAACAGGTCGCAATATCACCTGGAACTGGGCCGATCCCACCAAGACAGACGGCCTCTATCCCATCTACACAGACAACCCTTATTTCATCCGTTACGAGAACTATCAAACGGATACACGTTACCGTTACTACGGTACTGCCAATATCAGCTACGACGTTACCAGCTGGCTTAACCTCCTCGGCAGGTTCTCCCTCGATTCCTATGACGAACTGGAAGAAGAACGCATCGCCAAAGGCTCTGTATCCGTTTCTTCCTACAGTCGCTTTGAAAGAACCTTCAGGGAATACAACTACGACCTGATGGCCAACTTCAACAAAGACATCACTACCGATCTGAACCTGCGTGCCGTTGCAGGTACCAATATCAGGAGGAACAATATGAATTCCAGCTATGCCATCACCAATGGCGGACTGGTGAACGACAAAGGCTATTTCCTGGCCAACTCGCTCAACCCTGTGCCCTACCCTTATGAAGTGGCCCAGCGTATTGCAGTGGACGGATACTTCGCCAATGCCACTTTTACTTATCAGGACTTCCTTACACTGGACGGGGCATTCAGAAGGGACCGTTCCTCCACCTTACCGGAGAACAACAACAGCTTCAACTATGGTTCCGTTTCTTCCAGTTTTCTCTTTTCCAAATTCATCAATGCGCCATGGCTGAGCATTGGAAAGCTGCGCCTCAACTACGCAGAGGTAGGCAACAGCGCGCCTTTTGCCGTACTCAAAGATGTGTACGATCGCAACGCCAACTTCGCCAATGCCGTGATGTTCTCGCTGCCGGATAACAAAAGCAACGAAAACCTGCGACCTGAAAGAACAAGGAGTAAGGAGATCGGCCTTGAACTCGGCTTCTTCCGCAACAGGCTGGGACTGGATATTACTTACTACCACGCAAGAAGTATCGATCAGATCAGCTCTGTGGCCACTTCTTCCGCTACGGGCTATCTCGCCAAATTCGTGAATGCCGGACAGATCCTCAATAAAGGTGTTGAGCTCAGTGTTTACGGCTCACCGGTGAAAACAAAAGACTTCAGCTGGAATATCAATATAAACTGGACGCGTAACCGAAATATTGTAGAAAGCCTCTACGAAGGCGCTCAGAACCTGCAGATAGGCGCCTTCCAGGGCGGCGTAAGCGTCAACGCAACAGTGGGCCAGCCTTACGGCACTATTCAGGGCAAGACCTGGGTCCGTCATGAGAACGGACAAAAACTCGTGGGCAGCAATGGCTATTACGTGCAGACCACCACTACCAACAATGTGATCGGTAATGTAAACCCGGACTGGATCGGCGGTGTGTACAACACTTTCAAGTATAAGAATTTCTCACTCGGTTTCCTGATCGACGTACGTAAAGGCGGAGACGTGTTCTCGCTCGACATGTACTATGGCCTGGCTACCGGCGTACTGGCTGAAACTGCGGGCAACAACGATCTCGGCAATCCCAAACGCAATTCCATTGCAGATGGCGGCGGCCTTATCGTTCCCGGTGTTACAGCAGATGGAAAAGAGAATACGAAACGCGTGGAGAACCTGAAATCAGGTTACTATGGCTACACCTACAATCCTGCAGCCAACTTCGTGTACGACGCTTCTTACGTGAAACTGAGAGAGCTCAATATCACTTATTCATTGCCTGCCGAACTCATCAGCCGCACCAAAATTTTCAAAGGGATCGATGTGAGCCTGATCGGAAGGAACCTGTGGATCATCCACAAGAACCTGCCTTATGCAGATCCTGAAGAGAACCTGACAGCCGGTAACGCACAGGGCATCCAGAGTGGCGCATATCCCACTACAAGATCCCTGGGCCTGAATCTTAAACTGAAATTCTAA
- a CDS encoding Dabb family protein, whose translation MNETNRRTFLTATAALCAGTVTAAGPFPVAGKKYPVVHHVFFWLKNAGNETDRKKLIEGVKTLKAIDTVGELHVGVVASTEKRDVVDNSWDVSELIFFKDLAAQAAYQVHPVHQAFIKNYGHLWSKVIVYDATEV comes from the coding sequence ATGAACGAAACCAACCGCAGAACCTTTCTCACTGCTACAGCCGCACTCTGTGCAGGCACCGTTACTGCTGCCGGCCCATTCCCGGTAGCAGGAAAAAAATATCCTGTAGTGCACCATGTTTTCTTCTGGCTGAAAAATGCAGGCAATGAAACCGACAGAAAAAAACTGATCGAAGGAGTGAAAACACTGAAGGCCATCGATACAGTTGGCGAGCTTCATGTAGGTGTTGTTGCCTCCACAGAAAAACGTGATGTGGTAGACAATAGCTGGGATGTATCCGAGCTGATCTTCTTCAAAGATCTCGCAGCACAGGCAGCTTACCAGGTGCATCCTGTTCATCAGGCCTTCATCAAAAATTATGGACATCTCTGGAGCAAAGTGATCGTTTACGACGCAACTGAAGTTTAA
- a CDS encoding DEAD/DEAH box helicase — protein MLFEQLPIAAPILKALAEQGYSNPTPIQEQSIPVILQQKDILGCARTGTGKTAAFAIPIIQLLAEEKAKAPVKGIRALVLTPTRELALQIQESFDAYGKYTNIRQVVIFGGVSQQSQVNDLRKGCDILVATPGRLLDLMQQNIISISQIRILVLDEADRMLDMGFIHDVKKVIAKIPAQRQTLFFSATMAPEIRKLSDTILKEPVYVQVTPVASTAETVEQTLYYVDKKNKNPLLVHILKDPAITSSIVFSRTKHGANKIAKALSNAGIRAEAIHGNKSQAARQRALQLLKEREIRVLVATDIAARGIDVEELSHVINYDLPNIPETYVHRIGRTGRAGASGLAISFCDQEEREFLRDIQKLIKKNVPVIAEHPFKPGSPIVKEPVVAQAPAIAKTQANSKPLQQHNQQSRNNRNRNKERQSQGESRNTSNGRQQQPQVKQQTNQGQQPRPQRPVAMQTTTGNAQQKMVVQKAQPAVQQQQKAVVQNNNGTQQKGNMQKPAVQQQGSRPQPSQQKSADRPKQQPQQQQANQSKPKYEYSSKPAANTELNQAPASFKLKNRFGNSEDEAERW, from the coding sequence TTGTTATTCGAGCAATTACCAATTGCAGCGCCCATATTGAAGGCGTTGGCAGAACAAGGGTACAGTAACCCTACTCCCATTCAGGAACAGTCGATCCCCGTTATACTGCAGCAGAAAGATATTCTTGGCTGCGCACGTACAGGCACAGGCAAAACCGCGGCCTTCGCAATTCCCATCATCCAGTTACTGGCTGAAGAAAAAGCGAAAGCACCTGTAAAAGGTATCCGCGCACTCGTACTCACTCCTACCCGTGAACTGGCTTTACAGATCCAGGAAAGCTTCGATGCGTATGGAAAGTATACCAATATCAGGCAGGTAGTGATCTTTGGCGGCGTTTCCCAGCAATCGCAGGTGAACGACCTTCGTAAAGGTTGCGATATCCTCGTGGCCACTCCGGGCAGATTGTTAGACCTGATGCAGCAGAACATCATCAGCATCAGCCAGATCAGGATCCTGGTCCTGGACGAAGCAGACCGCATGCTTGATATGGGCTTTATTCACGACGTGAAAAAAGTGATAGCGAAGATCCCTGCACAAAGACAAACACTTTTCTTCTCCGCCACCATGGCGCCTGAGATCAGGAAGCTCTCCGATACCATTCTGAAAGAACCGGTATACGTGCAGGTGACACCAGTTGCATCTACAGCAGAAACAGTGGAACAAACACTGTACTATGTAGACAAAAAGAACAAGAATCCCTTGCTGGTGCATATCCTGAAAGATCCGGCCATCACATCTTCCATTGTGTTCAGCCGTACCAAGCATGGAGCCAACAAGATCGCGAAAGCGCTTTCCAATGCAGGCATCAGGGCGGAAGCCATTCACGGCAACAAATCACAGGCAGCACGTCAGCGTGCGCTTCAGTTACTGAAGGAAAGAGAGATCCGCGTACTGGTGGCCACCGATATCGCAGCACGCGGTATCGATGTGGAAGAGCTCAGTCATGTTATCAACTACGATCTTCCCAATATCCCTGAAACATATGTTCACAGGATCGGAAGGACCGGACGTGCAGGCGCAAGTGGTCTCGCCATTTCATTCTGTGACCAGGAAGAAAGAGAGTTCCTCCGCGATATCCAGAAGCTGATCAAAAAGAATGTTCCTGTTATTGCAGAACATCCTTTCAAGCCAGGCAGCCCGATCGTAAAAGAACCAGTGGTAGCGCAGGCTCCGGCCATCGCCAAAACACAGGCTAATTCCAAACCTTTGCAGCAGCATAATCAGCAAAGCAGGAATAATAGAAACCGGAACAAGGAAAGGCAATCACAGGGTGAATCACGCAATACCAGTAATGGCCGCCAGCAGCAGCCGCAGGTAAAGCAGCAGACGAACCAGGGTCAGCAACCCCGTCCGCAAAGACCGGTTGCAATGCAGACAACTACCGGCAATGCACAACAGAAAATGGTAGTTCAGAAAGCGCAGCCTGCTGTACAGCAGCAGCAAAAAGCAGTTGTTCAGAACAACAACGGCACGCAACAGAAAGGGAATATGCAAAAGCCGGCTGTTCAGCAACAGGGCAGCAGGCCACAGCCGTCCCAGCAGAAATCTGCTGATCGCCCCAAACAACAGCCACAGCAGCAACAGGCCAATCAGTCCAAACCAAAGTACGAATACAGCAGCAAGCCTGCAGCCAATACAGAATTGAACCAGGCGCCTGCTTCCTTCAAACTGAAGAACCGCTTCGGCAATTCAGAAGATGAAGCTGAACGCTGGTAA
- the aspT gene encoding aspartate-alanine antiporter — MEWLKETLRHYPEIAAFFVLAAGFFIGKLKVGKFTLGTVTSVLLVGILVGQWDISIPAESKSIFFLLFLFSMGYSIGPQFFQGLKKDGLSQALFSATICITSLALGYVLALLFGFTPGTGAGLLSGANTCSAIIGVAGDSISKLNITEGLKKDWTDQIAVAYAVTYIFGTAGTAWFLSVIGPILLGGNVAEKAKELEAEMGSTGEDGENITTAYDQVAFRAYKLTTELFKEGLSVKAMEDFMVNRQKPLYVQRIRRKGEVVEVMSDTKLQLNDVIAVSGQRSQIVGAEEFLGEEIMDSGLLSFPIEVATVIAVKKSILGHSLGALRRRDSVHGVGVRKLTRAGIEIPVTHRTTIEKGDALELVGVKEDLNNAVKKIGYKEKSGIETDIVYVGIGIVIGSLVGALSVKAGDIPLSISTSGGSLIAGLFFGWLRTRRPVFGNIPAPSVWLLQKLGLHMFIAIVGISSSSGFVKGLQQEGVNLFIAGVILSILPMVLALYLARYVFKFHPAIALGACAGAHDESAALLAVQDAVKSKIPALGYTVTYAVANILLTISGAVIVMLLYHS; from the coding sequence ATGGAATGGCTTAAAGAAACGCTTAGGCATTATCCCGAGATTGCCGCTTTTTTTGTACTCGCAGCCGGTTTTTTCATCGGTAAACTGAAAGTTGGAAAATTCACCCTGGGCACTGTTACCTCGGTGCTGCTGGTTGGCATACTTGTGGGGCAATGGGATATCAGCATACCGGCTGAAAGCAAATCCATCTTTTTTCTACTTTTCCTTTTTTCCATGGGCTACAGTATCGGCCCGCAATTCTTCCAGGGATTGAAGAAAGATGGACTGAGCCAGGCATTGTTCTCCGCCACTATTTGCATCACCAGTCTTGCTCTCGGCTATGTGTTGGCGTTACTGTTCGGATTTACACCCGGCACAGGAGCAGGGCTCTTGTCCGGTGCCAATACCTGCAGCGCCATCATCGGTGTGGCGGGCGATTCCATCAGCAAACTAAATATCACGGAAGGACTGAAAAAAGACTGGACAGACCAGATCGCGGTGGCCTATGCCGTTACTTATATTTTCGGAACGGCAGGCACAGCCTGGTTCCTCTCGGTGATCGGCCCCATTCTCCTCGGAGGTAATGTGGCAGAGAAAGCCAAAGAACTGGAAGCTGAAATGGGCTCCACCGGAGAAGATGGAGAGAATATAACTACTGCCTATGATCAGGTGGCTTTCCGCGCATACAAACTGACCACTGAGCTTTTCAAGGAGGGCCTGAGTGTGAAAGCCATGGAAGATTTTATGGTGAACCGGCAGAAGCCGCTGTATGTACAGCGTATCCGCCGGAAGGGAGAAGTGGTGGAAGTTATGTCAGATACCAAACTGCAATTGAATGATGTGATTGCGGTAAGTGGACAAAGATCGCAGATCGTAGGCGCAGAAGAGTTTCTAGGGGAAGAGATCATGGACTCCGGTTTGCTGAGCTTCCCGATAGAAGTGGCCACCGTGATCGCTGTAAAGAAATCAATTTTAGGTCATAGTCTTGGTGCTTTGCGGAGGAGAGATTCTGTACATGGAGTGGGCGTTCGCAAGCTCACGAGGGCGGGAATTGAAATTCCTGTAACACACAGGACCACTATCGAGAAAGGTGATGCGCTGGAGCTGGTGGGCGTTAAGGAAGATCTGAACAATGCGGTGAAGAAGATCGGTTACAAAGAGAAATCAGGAATTGAAACGGATATCGTTTATGTGGGCATTGGAATTGTGATCGGTTCACTGGTAGGAGCATTGTCTGTGAAGGCAGGCGATATCCCGCTCAGCATCAGTACCAGCGGCGGTTCGCTGATAGCCGGACTTTTCTTCGGCTGGCTGCGAACCAGGCGGCCGGTATTCGGTAATATCCCTGCGCCGAGTGTATGGTTGTTGCAGAAACTCGGTCTGCATATGTTCATAGCTATTGTTGGCATCAGCAGCAGCAGCGGATTTGTAAAAGGATTACAACAGGAAGGCGTGAATCTTTTCATCGCCGGTGTGATCCTCAGCATCCTGCCGATGGTGCTGGCATTGTACCTGGCGAGATATGTTTTCAAATTCCATCCTGCCATTGCGCTGGGCGCCTGCGCGGGCGCGCATGATGAATCTGCGGCGCTGCTGGCGGTGCAGGATGCAGTGAAGAGCAAGATCCCTGCATTGGGTTATACCGTTACCTATGCTGTGGCAAATATATTACTGACCATTTCAGGCGCTGTGATAGTGATGTTATTATATCATTCGTAA
- a CDS encoding TonB-dependent siderophore receptor: MSERTELILEGDYLYHKFTPDFGIGSIGDSNLAPAGRNQFFGTPWQYAKSQQTTGTATIKHQLNDNWTINGTLSYQNYNRDYFSTERIQWSGAEDKYGDWKRPLGRTYTEEDYYLAQAFVNGKFKTGNLDHTLLAGIDADQITTIGKAFQIAGGTSYDVINLFNPSKYTRRTDMPNTWDTAKTKAPVVRFGAYVQDLIQLGEKWNLLAGIRWSYQDAKGIDTMRYNMINKNDTAFTGVSRTDKAFSPRVGLVYKPIPTTAIFASYSNSFTINSGSDLDGNPVKPSIVDQFELGIKNDLLNNKLSINVTAYRIINHNLAQMAPYLKNGDPNNNSLIKDLTGETTSDGVEVDIAAHPVQGMNIIAGYSYNNMRYTKTDSAGSNFVEGQRLVNSPAHTANASLFYTFSAKSLKGLRLGATAVYIGDRVAGWNNTFANRKAGIDRRIPIKGYTTLDLTAGYSWKNFSLLAKVTNLFNELNYIVHENYSVNPIAPRQFLATLAYRF, encoded by the coding sequence CTGTCTGAAAGAACAGAACTGATCCTGGAAGGAGATTATCTCTATCACAAATTCACGCCCGATTTCGGGATAGGCTCTATCGGCGACAGCAATCTGGCCCCGGCCGGTCGTAATCAATTCTTCGGCACTCCCTGGCAGTACGCAAAATCACAGCAGACCACTGGAACCGCCACCATCAAGCATCAGTTGAATGATAACTGGACCATCAATGGAACCCTGTCTTATCAAAACTATAACCGCGATTATTTCTCCACCGAGCGTATTCAGTGGTCAGGAGCCGAAGACAAATACGGCGATTGGAAACGCCCGCTCGGCAGAACCTATACTGAAGAGGATTATTACCTGGCCCAGGCATTCGTGAACGGTAAATTCAAGACCGGCAACCTTGATCATACCTTACTGGCAGGGATAGACGCAGATCAGATAACTACCATTGGCAAGGCATTTCAGATTGCAGGCGGCACTTCATATGACGTGATCAACCTGTTCAACCCCTCCAAATACACGCGGCGCACGGATATGCCTAATACCTGGGACACAGCGAAGACGAAAGCCCCCGTTGTCCGCTTTGGCGCTTATGTTCAGGACCTGATCCAATTAGGAGAGAAATGGAATTTGCTTGCCGGGATCCGCTGGAGCTATCAGGATGCCAAAGGCATTGATACCATGCGCTACAATATGATCAACAAAAATGATACTGCATTTACAGGAGTATCGAGAACAGATAAAGCCTTCTCTCCCAGGGTTGGCCTCGTATATAAACCCATTCCCACCACTGCCATCTTTGCCAGCTATTCCAATTCGTTTACCATCAACAGTGGATCAGATCTTGATGGCAACCCTGTAAAGCCCTCCATTGTTGACCAGTTTGAATTGGGCATCAAAAATGATCTGCTTAACAACAAACTTTCCATTAACGTAACAGCCTACAGGATCATCAATCATAACCTGGCCCAGATGGCGCCATATCTGAAAAATGGCGACCCCAACAATAATAGTCTCATAAAAGATTTAACCGGAGAAACAACCAGTGACGGTGTGGAAGTTGATATTGCTGCACATCCCGTTCAGGGCATGAATATCATAGCCGGTTACAGTTATAACAATATGCGTTACACGAAAACCGATTCTGCCGGCAGTAACTTTGTTGAGGGCCAGCGTCTGGTGAACAGTCCTGCACATACCGCCAATGCTTCCCTATTCTATACTTTCTCCGCAAAATCCCTGAAAGGACTGAGGCTGGGTGCTACTGCGGTTTATATCGGGGATCGTGTAGCAGGATGGAACAATACATTCGCCAACAGGAAAGCGGGTATCGACAGACGTATCCCTATTAAAGGATATACAACCCTGGATCTCACGGCAGGATACAGCTGGAAGAACTTTTCATTGCTTGCCAAAGTGACCAACCTCTTCAATGAACTGAATTATATTGTTCACGAAAACTACAGCGTTAATCCGATTGCACCGAGGCAATTCCTGGCAACCCTTGCTTACAGATTTTGA
- a CDS encoding carboxypeptidase-like regulatory domain-containing protein, whose amino-acid sequence MKKILVALVLLTAGSTSLTARQLAAVQTATPVTEDGNAIVKGTIRTADGSPAAYVSVVLKGTSKFTVTDEDGNFQFTRINSGTYILEISLAGLETLEKNITVQEKETLALHIHLKENAKQLESVIVEGRRNLNGRPVTIGKLPIAPLDLPQAITVIGQQTLKEQQAMRLSDVIKNVNGIYLGTARGSTQETFYGRGYSFGANNMFKNGARLNTGTMPEISGLDRVEILKGSAAILYGNVAPGGILNMVTKKPKFNFGGEVSMRTGSYDLYKPSIDVFGPLSKSVAYRINTTYEKLTASAMMYTQPVIM is encoded by the coding sequence ATGAAAAAGATATTGGTTGCGCTTGTATTGCTCACTGCAGGCAGCACATCACTGACTGCACGACAACTGGCTGCCGTTCAAACGGCAACCCCTGTTACAGAAGATGGTAATGCCATTGTAAAAGGAACGATCAGAACTGCAGACGGAAGCCCTGCCGCATATGTGAGCGTAGTACTGAAAGGCACCAGCAAATTCACCGTGACAGATGAAGACGGCAATTTCCAGTTCACCCGCATAAACTCCGGAACTTATATACTTGAGATCTCACTTGCTGGACTCGAAACGCTCGAGAAGAACATCACAGTACAGGAGAAAGAAACCCTTGCCCTTCATATCCACCTGAAAGAAAACGCGAAACAACTGGAAAGTGTTATCGTGGAAGGACGCAGGAACCTGAATGGCCGGCCCGTTACCATTGGTAAACTGCCCATTGCTCCCCTCGACCTGCCGCAGGCCATCACGGTGATCGGTCAGCAAACACTGAAAGAGCAGCAGGCAATGCGCCTCAGCGATGTGATCAAGAATGTGAATGGTATTTATCTCGGCACTGCCCGTGGCAGTACCCAGGAAACCTTTTATGGAAGAGGATACAGCTTTGGGGCGAATAATATGTTCAAGAACGGAGCCCGGCTGAACACCGGTACAATGCCCGAGATCAGCGGTCTGGACAGAGTGGAAATACTGAAAGGATCAGCCGCCATCCTCTATGGAAATGTTGCCCCCGGCGGTATCCTTAACATGGTCACCAAGAAACCGAAATTCAATTTCGGCGGCGAGGTAAGCATGCGCACCGGCTCCTATGATCTGTACAAACCCTCCATAGATGTATTTGGCCCGCTCAGCAAATCAGTAGCTTACCGTATCAATACCACTTATGAAAAGCTAACAGCTTCCGCGATGATGTACACTCAACCCGTTATTATGTAA